In a genomic window of Nyctibius grandis isolate bNycGra1 chromosome 4, bNycGra1.pri, whole genome shotgun sequence:
- the KCNK18 gene encoding potassium channel subfamily K member 18 — MASTSQPLRGKRACKKIFWAVFPHACFILSLVIYAFLGALMFSHIEGNRKVNLSEEYRKFLQNLWHISRNLSDNMTENEEVFKEKIHALLSTAERHWFVNPKDIWTFFGSLFFCCTVFTTVGYGNTYPVTRIGKYLCMLYALFGIPLMFLVLTDMGDILATVLSKSYNEFRKLQSKILASKLCSGSTCNKEDELKSRTQSKVAINEPLTIMEVLKIQPGVKRKPIKYRNAEIFEMLIARENEHTKPERNKSIERWSSCPELARGKTMSRVIENFDKIGKQLEKFDVPIVLMVLVIFVYISCAAAILPNWETRLDFQEAFYFCFITLTTIGFGDTQLEHPKFFLFFSLYIIIGMEIVFIAFKLGQDRLIGLYKKVISFCGEKKMPSKKVYPK; from the exons ATGGCATCAACATCACAGCCTCTGCGAGGTAAAAGGgcatgtaaaaaaatattttgggccGTATTTCCTCATGCCTGCTTCATTCTGTCTCTTGTGATCTATGCTTTTCTTGGGGCTCTCATGTTTTCCCACATTGAAGGTAATCGGAAGGTCAATTTAAGTGAAGAATATAGAAAATTTCTACAGAATCTGTGGCACATCTCCAGAAACTTATCAG ATAACATGACAGAAAATGAGGAggtatttaaggaaaaaatccatGCACTGCTCAGCACAGCTGAACGGCACTGGTTTGTCAATCCAAAAGATATATGGACTTTCTTTGggtctctctttttctgctgcacaGTATTCACAACTGTGG GTTATGGTAATACCTATCCTGTGACACGGATTGGAAAATATCTCTGTATGTTGTATGCTTTATTTGGCATCCCCCTGATGTTCTTGGTCCTGACAGACATGGGAGACATCCTTGCGACTGTCTTATCCAAGTCTTACAATGAATTCAGAAAACTCCAGTCAAAGATTCTAGCCTCTAAACTATGTTCTGGATCCACATGTAACAAAGAGGATGAACTGAAATCCAGAACACAGTCTAAAGTAGCCATCAATGAACCCTTGACTATTATGGAAGTGCTGAAAATTCAGCCAGGTGTTAAAAGAAAGCCAATCAAATATCGCAATGCTGagatttttgaaatgttaattgCCAGAGAAAACgaacacacaaaaccagaaagaaataaaagcattgaGAGATGGAGTTCATGTCCCGAACTAGCCAGGGGAAAGACAATGTCCAGAGTAATAGAGAACTTTGACAAAATCGGGAAACAGTTAGAAAAATTTGATGTGCCTATTGTATTAATGGTGCTAGTTATCTTTGTGTACATCTCCTGTGCAGCTGCTATTCTTCCAAACTGGGAAACCAGGTTGGATTTTCAGGAagctttttacttctgctttatCACCTTGACAACTATTGGATTTGGAGATACGCAACTGGAACATCCcaagtttttcttgtttttttccctctatatTATTATTGGCATGGAAATTGTCTTCATTGCTTTTAAGCTGGGACAAGACCGCTTAATTGGTTTGTATAAAAAGGTGATTTCATtctgtggggagaaaaagatgcCATCAAAGAAAGTATATCCAAAATAA